The genomic window ACCGCGGCGGGCGTCTTGAGGTCCAGCCCAACCGAGCGGCGGCCGCGATTGAGCACGCTGTAGCGCGGATCGACGGGCAAACCGAGGTCGGCCGAGCCGACGCGGTCCACGCGGAGCACGTCCGCCCCCATGTCGGCCAGCATCATGGCGCAGAACGGCCCGGGCCCGATGCCCGCGACCTCGATGACGCGAACGCCGGCGAGCGGCCCCTGGCTCACTTGGCCAGCACGTGCTTGGCCACCGCGTCCTCGACCACGGTGCCCTTGAAGAAGTCGGGATTGAGCGCGGTGTGGAGGCTCGCCGCGTTGCTGAACGTGAACTCGCGGAAGTCGTCCTCGGTGATGAGCCCGTGCTCCACCAGCTCCCACGCCTCCTCCAGCACCTCGGTCATGTCGGTGACGTCGAAGTGGCCCACGTCGGAGGAGAAGATCGGGTTGAGGCGGTGATAGCCGTGGCGGTCGAAGGCCCAGGCGGTCATGGGATCGTCGGCCTCGCAGCCGAAGTAGAAATGGTCGGCGAACCGCCGCTTGAGCGTCTCGATCGAGTCGATGCCGGCGGCGGCGAAGTCGTCGATCTGCTCCTTGTACTCGCGCGCGGTCATCTCCTCCACCGTCTTGAAGGGGGGAACGAGGCTCGGCGCATCGAGGATCTCCGCCATCTTCTTCTCGTAGACCGTGCCGCCCCATCGGGCGAACAGCTCGGAGAGCTTGGCGCGGTCGAGATTGGTCGGGCGCACGTGGCGCTCCAGGGCGGCGGCGTTGCGCTTCACCCAGTGGCCCACGAGATCGGTGAGGAGATTGCACGCCCAGCCCACGCCGCCCTCCAGCATGGCGAACTTGAGGGCGGGGAAGCGCTTCACCACGCCGCCGATGATGAGCGCCTTGGCGAAGGCGTGGCTGGCGGCGGCGAAGTGGCCGATGTGATTGTAGGTGAAGTTGTCCACGGTCTCGCGGCCGTGCCAGCCCATGCTCCCGGAATGCGCGGTCACCGCGACCTTGAGCTCGAGGCACTTCGCCCAGAACGGGTCGTAGTCGAGGTCGCTGTCATAGCCGAGGGAGTCGATGACCTGGCGGACGTACGCGGGATCGCCGCCCGCCTTCGCCCCCGCCGGCACGGGACGCTTCACGTGGTTCGCGATCATGATCACCTTCATGCCCAGCTCGCGCACCGCGTAGCTGGCCTCGTCGATGGCCTCCTGCGGCGTGTACACCGGCACCACCGCGGCGGGTGCGATCCGGGCGCGATAGGGGGCGAACATCTCCGCGTTCATCCGGTTCACCGCACGGGCGCAAGCGCGGCGCAGCTCCTCGTCCGGGTTGCCGATGTGGAAGAGGCCCAGCGAGGTGTACAGCAGGCAGAAGTCGATGCCGAAGTCGTCGAGGCGCTCGTGGAAGAGCGCGGGCACCATGGCGGTGGCGCGGTCGAGGGTATTGGCGGGCTCGCCCCACCACGTGGGCCGGTGCTGCCGCCGCTCGCGGCGCTCCCCGCGGCTCCACTCGTACCAGCCGGCCTCCGTCTGCTTCTTGACGAAGCGGTCGGTCACCGCGGGGCCCGCCACCTGGCGGAGATAGTCGAGGAAAATGGGGACCGGCTCCAGCCAGTGGCCATCGCCGTCGATCACGGGGTGGTCCAGGTGGGCGCGCACGGCGGCGGATTTCGAGTCCTTCGAGTAGGCCATTGGAGGCTCCTCCGGAAGCGGGTAGCGTCTCCGGTTTTGTAGGTCATTCGCCAGGGCAAGTCAAGGCGCGGGGGGCAGGCGGAAAGGCGCGCGCGCCCGGGCGATTGACACGAGCGGCGGCCCTCTGGTGTAGTGGGCTCTCGCATGACGCGCTCGATCGGGATCTTCCTGCTGGCTGTCCTCTTCGCCTTCGGGCTCGGCGCCCACCCGGCGCAGCCCGCCGATCCGCCGCGCGCCGTCGACGGGCAGGCCATCGATCCCGATGCGGAGCTGGTGGTGGCCCTCGCCGACGACACCAACAACATGGACCCGCGCATCGGCATGGGCTCGATCCGCTCCAACTACATCCGGCAGGTGTTCGAGAGCCTGGTGGACGTGGACGCGGCGGGCAAGCCCCAGCCCGGCCTGGCGCTGACGTGGAAGGCGATCAACGACAATCTCTGGGAGTTCACGCTGCGCCCCAACGTGCGCTTCCACGACGGCGAGCCGTTCAACGCCGATACCGTGCTCTTCAACTTCGACCGCATGTTCCGGAAGAACCTCGACAAGTGGGGCATCAAGGACGTGACTGCGGGGACCTCGTTCGAGAAGCTCTACCCGATGGTGACGAAGTGGGAGAAGGTCAACGACCTCACCGTGCGCGTGCACACGAGCGAGCCCCTGGCCATGCTGTGGGACGCGCTGGGGCGCGAGCCCCTGGTGCCGCGCGCCTCCACCATCAAGAACGGGGTGGACGCGCTCAACGAGCGCCCGATCGGCACGGGGCCGTGGCGCATGGTCGAGTGGAAGCGCAAGGACAGCATGCGCTTCGAGCGCTGGGACGGGTACTGGGGCCCTCCGCCCTTGGTGAAGCGCATGCGCTTCCAGACCATCCCGGAGGGCGCCGCGCGCATCGCCGCCCTTCGCGCCGGTCAGGTGGGGCTGATCGAGGCGGTGCCGCCGATCGACGCCGCCGCCCTCCAGCGCGACGCCGCCTTCAAGGTGGTGAGCGCCGCGCAGAAGCTCGGGTGCCGGCTCTACATCAACGGCCGCCCCAAGGACAAGTACGACTCGGGCGGCAAGGACGGGCTGTTCGCCGACCAGCGGCTGCGCCTGGCGCTCAACCACGCCATCAACCGCGACGCCATCATCAAGAAGATCTTCGGCGGCTACGCGCTCGCCAACGCCTCGCCGGTGGCGACGGTGATGTACGGCTACGCCGCCCAGGAGCCGTACGCCTTCGATCCCGCCCGCGCCAAGGCGTTGCTCGCCGAGGCGGGCTGGCGCGACACGAACGGCGACGGCGTGGTGGACAAGGGCGGTGAGCCCCTGACGCTGCAGCTCCTCTTCCCCGCCAAGCACTACGGCCAGGCCTTCGACGAGATGACGGCGGCGGTAGTGGAGATGGTGAAGGACGTCGGGGTGGGGGTGGTGGTGAAGCCGCTGGACTTCGGCACGCTGCTCCAGACCCTCACCAAGGGGACGCTGCCGTCCAACGGCGGATTCACCGCGTGCCGGACCAGCAACAGCGTGGACGCGGAAGACCAGGTGCGCGACTGGGCCAGCTACACGCTGGTGAACTGGACGCCGTTCACGCCGGAGCTCGCTGCGCTCTATCAGGCCTCGCGGCGGGAGCTCGATCCCGGCAAGCGCCTCCGGATCCTGGCCGATCTCCAGCGGCAGATCCGCGACTGGTCCCCGGTGGTGCCACTCTACCAGGAGATCAAGATCTACGCCCACAGCGCGCGCGTCCTGCGCTTCGCGCCGCTGCCCGAGCTGCACATGGACTTCCGCGGCGTGGCTCTCCGGAAATGAGCGGATGCGGGCCTTCCTGCTGCGGCGGTTCCTCCACGCGCTCGTGGTCGTCTGGGGCGTCGTCACCGTCGTGTTCTTTCTCGTCCGCCTCACCGGCGACCCCGCCGCCGTCCTCGTAGACCCCACCGCCACCCAGGCGGAGATCGAGTACACGCGGCGCCTCCTCGGGCTCGATCGCCCGCTCGCCGTCCAGTACGGCGACTTTCTGCTCGCCATCGCGCGCGGCGACTTCGGGCAGTCCATCCAGACCCGGCGTCCCGCCCTCGGCATGGTGCTCGAGCACCTCTGGCCCGCCACGACCGTCCTCGCGGCGGCGGCGCTGCTCCTGTCCACGCTGGCGGCGGTGCCGCTCGGTGTGCTCTCCGCGACGCATCGAGGCGGCTGGATGGATCACGGCAGCCGGCTCGCCTCGCTCTTCCTCCAGTCGATGCCCGCGTTCTGGCTGGGGATCATGCTGATCCTCTTCTTCGCGGTGGAGCTGGGCGGGCTGCTGCCTGCCTACGGCTCGGGCAGTCTCCGCCACCTGATCTTGCCCGCGGTGACGCTGGCCGCGGCGCCGCTCGCCCAGAACGTGCGGCTCGTGCGCTCGGGCATGCTCGAGGTGCTGGGCGAGGACTACGTGCGCACCGCGCGCGCCAAGGGCCTGGCCGAGCGCGGCGTGATCTATCGCCACGCGCTCCGCAACGCCGCGCTGCCCGTGCTCACCGTCACCGGGCTCTCGCTGGGCTTCATGCTGAGCGGCGCCATCATCATCGAGACGGTCTTCTCCTGGCCCGGGCTGGGACGGCTGATCGTGCAGGCGGTGCCGGGCCGCGACTTTCCCGTGATCCAGGCCGGCGTCTTCGTATTCGGGGTGATCTTCGCGGGGGTGAACTTCGTGGTCGACGTGCTCTACACCGTCCTGGACCCGCGGGTGCGGCTGGCATGAGGCTTCGGCGTGATCTGCCCGCGCTGCTCGGGCTCGCCATCATCGCCGTGACGATCCTCGCCGCCGCGCTCGCGCCTGCGCTCTCACCCGGCGATCCCCTCAAGAACCGGCTCCTCGAGCGCCTCACGCCGCCGATGTGGGCGTCGGGGGGCAGCGCCCAGCATCCCCTCGGCACCGACACGCTGGGACGCGACGTGCTGAGCCGGCTCGTCCACGGCGCGCGCGTGTCGCTCGTGGTGGGGCTGGCCGCGGTGCTGCTGGCGGGCGTGGTGGGGGTGGCGCTGGGCCTCGCCGCCGGGTATCGCGGCGGGTGGGCCGACGACCTCCTCATGCGCGTAGGCGACGTGCAGCTCGCCTTCCCCGTGCTGCTGCTGGGCGTGGCCGTTACCGCGGTCCTGGGCGCGAGCCTCACCAACATGATCCTCGTGCTCGGCGCCAGCGGCTGGGTGACCTACGCGCGGATCGCGCGCGGCGAGGCGCTCGCGCTGAAGGAGCGCGACTTCGTGGCGGCGGCGCGGGCGCTGGGCGCGCCGGCCGGCCACGTGGTGCGGCGGCATCTCCTGCCCAACGTGCTGCCGCCGCTGATGGTGGTGACCACGTTCTCGGTGGCGCGCACCATCATCGCGGAGGCCTCGCTGTCCTTCCTCGGGCTCGGACTGCCGCCGCCCACCCCGAGCTGGGGAGCCATGCTGGACGAGGGACGCAACTACATCACGACCGGCTGGTGGCTGGCCCTGTTCCCCGGACTCGCCATCCTCGTGCTCGTGCTCGCCATCAACCTCTGCGGGGACTGGCTGCGTGATGCCCTGGACCCGCGTCTCGAGAAAGGAATCGGATGAAGTACTGGGAAGACATCAAGGTCGCCGACACCGCCATCCTCGGCTCGCACACGGTGACGGAGGACGAGATCCTGGCCTTCGCGAGGAAGTACGACCCCCAGCCGTTCCACCTCGACCGGGAGGCGGCCACGCGCTCGATCTTTGGCGGCCTGATTGCCAGCGGCTGGCATTCCTGCGCCATCATGATGCGGCTCTC from Candidatus Methylomirabilota bacterium includes these protein-coding regions:
- a CDS encoding amidohydrolase family protein, whose product is MAYSKDSKSAAVRAHLDHPVIDGDGHWLEPVPIFLDYLRQVAGPAVTDRFVKKQTEAGWYEWSRGERRERRQHRPTWWGEPANTLDRATAMVPALFHERLDDFGIDFCLLYTSLGLFHIGNPDEELRRACARAVNRMNAEMFAPYRARIAPAAVVPVYTPQEAIDEASYAVRELGMKVIMIANHVKRPVPAGAKAGGDPAYVRQVIDSLGYDSDLDYDPFWAKCLELKVAVTAHSGSMGWHGRETVDNFTYNHIGHFAAASHAFAKALIIGGVVKRFPALKFAMLEGGVGWACNLLTDLVGHWVKRNAAALERHVRPTNLDRAKLSELFARWGGTVYEKKMAEILDAPSLVPPFKTVEEMTAREYKEQIDDFAAAGIDSIETLKRRFADHFYFGCEADDPMTAWAFDRHGYHRLNPIFSSDVGHFDVTDMTEVLEEAWELVEHGLITEDDFREFTFSNAASLHTALNPDFFKGTVVEDAVAKHVLAK
- a CDS encoding ABC transporter permease, whose protein sequence is MRAFLLRRFLHALVVVWGVVTVVFFLVRLTGDPAAVLVDPTATQAEIEYTRRLLGLDRPLAVQYGDFLLAIARGDFGQSIQTRRPALGMVLEHLWPATTVLAAAALLLSTLAAVPLGVLSATHRGGWMDHGSRLASLFLQSMPAFWLGIMLILFFAVELGGLLPAYGSGSLRHLILPAVTLAAAPLAQNVRLVRSGMLEVLGEDYVRTARAKGLAERGVIYRHALRNAALPVLTVTGLSLGFMLSGAIIIETVFSWPGLGRLIVQAVPGRDFPVIQAGVFVFGVIFAGVNFVVDVLYTVLDPRVRLA
- a CDS encoding ABC transporter permease; its protein translation is MRLRRDLPALLGLAIIAVTILAAALAPALSPGDPLKNRLLERLTPPMWASGGSAQHPLGTDTLGRDVLSRLVHGARVSLVVGLAAVLLAGVVGVALGLAAGYRGGWADDLLMRVGDVQLAFPVLLLGVAVTAVLGASLTNMILVLGASGWVTYARIARGEALALKERDFVAAARALGAPAGHVVRRHLLPNVLPPLMVVTTFSVARTIIAEASLSFLGLGLPPPTPSWGAMLDEGRNYITTGWWLALFPGLAILVLVLAINLCGDWLRDALDPRLEKGIG
- a CDS encoding ABC transporter substrate-binding protein, whose protein sequence is MTRSIGIFLLAVLFAFGLGAHPAQPADPPRAVDGQAIDPDAELVVALADDTNNMDPRIGMGSIRSNYIRQVFESLVDVDAAGKPQPGLALTWKAINDNLWEFTLRPNVRFHDGEPFNADTVLFNFDRMFRKNLDKWGIKDVTAGTSFEKLYPMVTKWEKVNDLTVRVHTSEPLAMLWDALGREPLVPRASTIKNGVDALNERPIGTGPWRMVEWKRKDSMRFERWDGYWGPPPLVKRMRFQTIPEGAARIAALRAGQVGLIEAVPPIDAAALQRDAAFKVVSAAQKLGCRLYINGRPKDKYDSGGKDGLFADQRLRLALNHAINRDAIIKKIFGGYALANASPVATVMYGYAAQEPYAFDPARAKALLAEAGWRDTNGDGVVDKGGEPLTLQLLFPAKHYGQAFDEMTAAVVEMVKDVGVGVVVKPLDFGTLLQTLTKGTLPSNGGFTACRTSNSVDAEDQVRDWASYTLVNWTPFTPELAALYQASRRELDPGKRLRILADLQRQIRDWSPVVPLYQEIKIYAHSARVLRFAPLPELHMDFRGVALRK